Proteins encoded together in one Diceros bicornis minor isolate mBicDic1 chromosome 18, mDicBic1.mat.cur, whole genome shotgun sequence window:
- the LOC131416811 gene encoding galectin-5-like — MTFLHFNPRFEEVVCVVCNTKQKGRWGPEERKTPLSLQRGSPFEFSVLVQSSHFQLVKAWVSFFQKQTIIHKLLSTPPQMDANPAVPPPAYPNPAYPLPFFTNIPGGMYPSKNITVSGTVLPSAQRFYINLHSGNDIAFHLNIRFDENAVVRNTQINGSWGAEERSLSGKMPFTQGQSFSVWITCESHCLRVTVDGGHLCHYYHRLRDLPAINNLEVGGDIQLSQVQT, encoded by the exons ATGACATTCCTTCACTTCAACCCACGGTTTGAAGAGGTGGTGTGTGTGGTCTGCAACACGAAGCAGAAAGGACGCTGGGGGCCAGAGGAGAGGAAGACGCCACTGTCCTTACAGAGGGGGAGTCCCTTTGAGTTCAGCGTCCTGGTGCAGAGCTCCCATTTCCAG CTGGTTAAAGCCTGGGTTTCTTTCTTCCAGAAGCAAACAATCATCCACAAGTTGCTGAGCACTCCTCCACAGATGGACGCG AATCCCGCAGTCCCACCTCCAGCATATCCCAACCCAGCCTAT CCACTGCCTTTCTTCACCAACATCCCGGGTGGGATGTACCCCTCCAAGAACATCACCGTGTCGGGCACCGTCCTGCCCAGTGCTCAGAG GTTCTACATCAACCTGCACTCTGGGAATGACATCGCCTTCCACCTGAACATTCGTTTCGATGAGAACGCCGTGGTCCGCAACACGCAGATCAACGGCTCTTGGGGGGCTGAGGAGCGAAGCCTGTCAGGAAAAATGCCCTTCACCCAGGGCCAGAGCTTCTCG GTGTGGATCACGTGCGAAAGCCACTGCCTCAGGGTGACCGTGGATGGTGGGCACCTGTGTCATTACTACCACCGCCTGAGGGACCTGCCCGCCATCAACAACCTGGAGGTGGGGGGCGACATCCAGCTGAGCCAAGTGCAGACATAG